AACACGTCACTTTCAGAAATCTGACCTACGGCTTTATGTACCACACTTACAACGATTTCTTCGGTAGAAAGTTTTTGTAGTGAGTCACTCAATGCCTCTACTGAACCATCCACATCACCTTTGATAATGATGTTCAGTTCTTTAAAGTTACCTAATGCTAAACGACGGCCGATTTCATCCAGCGTAATATGTTTACGTGTACGCAATCCTTGCTCACGCATGATTTGTGCCCGTTTATTAGCTATATCTTTTGCTTCAGACTCTTCGTTGTAAACTTTTATTTTTTCACCCGCTTGAGGAGCGCCATTTAATCCAAGGACCTGAACAGGAGTAGATGGACCGGCTATTTCAATACGTTGATTTAGCTCATTAAACATGGCTTTCATTCTCCCATAATATTGACCTGCTACGACTAGATCTCCTTGACGTAGTGTTCCGTTTTGTACCAATAGAGTGGCTACATAACCTCGACCTTTATCCAATGATGCCTCAACAATAGAGCCCGTAGCCTCTTTATCTGGGTTGGCTTTTAAGTCTAGAACTTCTGCCTCCAACAATATTTTTTCCAATAATGCATCTACATTCAGCCCTTGTTTAGCCGAAATCTCTTGACTTTGAAATTTGCCACCCCACTCTTCCACCAAAATATTCATTTGGGAAAGTTGTTCGTATATTTTTTGGGGGTTCGCTCCATCTTTATCAATTTTATTAATAGCAAATATCATAGGTACGCCGGCGGCCTGTGCGTGACTGATAGCCTCCTTTGTTTGAGGCATTACCGCATCATCCGCTGCTATTACAATTACCGCAATGTCTGTAATTTTAGCACCACGGGCACGCATCGCAGTAAAGGCTTCGTGACCCGGAGTATCTAAGAAAGTAATATTTTTATTTTCATCTACATTTACAACATACGCCCCAATGTGCTGGGTAATACCACCTGCTTCACCACTTGCAACTTTTGTGCGACGAATATAATCCAGTAAAGATGTTTTACCATGATCCACGTGTCCCATGATTGTTACGATTGGATTACGCGATTTCAAATCTTCCAGATCGTCTTCCTCATCTTCATCCACTTCATCTTCTACATCATCAAGGTTGATAAAGGATACCTCAAAACCAAATTCTTCCGTTACCAATTCTATCACTTCTGCATCCAAACGCTGATTAATAGAAACCATTATTCCAAGACCCATACACTTTCCAATAACGTCTGCAAAACTCACATCCATTAAATTGGCCAATTCACTTACAGTAATAAATTCTGTAACCTGTAATCTTTTGTCCTCTTGGTTCTCTCTAGCCTCTTGCGCTTCCGCCATTTCCTGACGTTTTTCGCGACGATATTTAGCTTTGGTTTTGGTACGTGAACCCGCTGAGCCAGCAAGCTTAGCCTGCGTTTCTTTTATTTTTTCCTGAATTCTCTTTTGGTCAATTTCCTTATCCACTTCATTATGAGGTGGCCTGTTATTACCTCCTCTTGCTCCAGGTCTGTTATTATTCCCGGGTCGATTATTGCCTTGCGGACGTGGGTGAGCACTTCCTCCTTGACGTCCTCCACCATTATTATGAGGTCGATTATCTGTAGAAGAGGGTGTTTGCGCTCCTCCTGGTCGCTTATTCTCAATAGGAATGCGTTTCCGCTTTCTATTAGCATCTTTAGAAGGCTTCGGCCTAGTATCACTATCAACAGGCAATTGTATCTTACCCAAAATCTTTGGCCCTTCAATTCTGGTCGCACGAATATTTTCAATTACCGGAGGTTCATTTACAACAGGTGTTTGTATTTCACGAGCATTTACAGGCTTTTCTTCCTGTTTTATTTCTTTAGGCTTAGGCTTAGTTTCTTGTGGTGCTTGTTTTAATTTTTCATCTTGTTGAATTGGCGTCTTTTTAGCAGAAGGAGTCGTTTCCACCTTTGGTTCAGGTTTCTTTGCTACCTTCTTGGGCCTGGTAGAAGAATCAATCTGGGATAGGTCAATTTTATTTAAGACTTTGGGGCTTTCAAGTTCAGGTGCTACTATTTTAAGCTTTTCCTTAGTTGTTTCTTCTAGCGGAATATTATTCGCAGTAGAATCCTCCACTGGCTTTTCTTCCTCCTTTTTCTCCTCCATTACTGGCGGTTCAATAATTTCAGGAACCTCTGCTTTTTGCTCCTTCACAGGTAGAGGAGTAACTTCAACCGGAGCAGGAATTATTTCAGGCGTTGGTGCAGGCAATTCCACATCTTCAACAATATCCACTACTTCTGGTTTAGCCTCTGCTTCTTCTTTCTTCTTCTTATCAGCTTGTTGCTGTTGATTGCCGGCACTTTTAGGAATTTCGATTTTGTCAGCTTTGTCTTTTGCTAACTTATCGCTCTGAAACTCGCGCTGAAGTGCAATATACTGCCCTTCCGACAATTTTGTCGTCGGTTTTAGTTCATCTTTATTAAATCCTTTGCTTTCAAGAAATTCGATGAGCGTATCGTGCCCAATATTAAACTCCTTGGCGGCGGCCAATAACCTTGGTAATTTCAATTCTGCCATATCTATTTTTAGTGGTAAGCTTTATTAGAATCTTGATTTTGTAACTGATTTCAATTACTGCCTTTACAGCATGTTACTTCATCATTTTTACTATCGCTTACTCTTTTTCAAATTCTTCTTCAAGAATGCGTCTAACCTCTTGAATGGTTTCTTTTTCTAAATCTGTTCTTCTTTCCAATTCTTCTGCAGTCAAATTCAATACGCTACGCGCAGTATCGCAGCCGACTCCCTTCAATATTGTAATAATCCATTCATCAATTTCATCACTAAATTCTTCTAAATCAATATCATATTCTTCAGTTTCTTCGTTTTCACGATAGACATCAATATTATAACCGGTTAATTCACATGCCAGTTTAATATTTACGCCTCTACGACCAATAGCTAAGGAAACCTGATCGGAAGGCAAATACACTTCGGCACGTTTCTTCTCATTATCCAATTCCATATAACTGATATGAGAAGGCGTTAGCGAGCGCTGAATAAGTAACTGTGTATTATTGGTAAAATTAATTACATCAATATTCTCATTTTTCAATTCTCGAACAATTCCGTGAATACGGCTACCTTTCATACCTACGCAAGCGCCTACCGGATCTATTCTGTCGTCGTAACTCTCTACTGCTACTTTAGCTCTTTCACCCGGCTCACGCACGATTTTCTTAATAGTAATAAGTCCTTCCGCAATTTCCGGAACTTCCATTTCCAATAATTTTTCCAGGAACAACGGGCTCGTACGACTAAGAATAATAACGGGTGTATTATTTTTTATATCTACACGGCTAATAATTGCACGAATACTTTCTCCTTTTTTAAAAAAGTCTTGTGGTATTTGCTCTGATTTAGGCAATATAAGCTCATTTCCGTCATCATCCAAAAGTAAAACTTCTTTGCGCCATACCTGATACACTTCCGCATTAATCATTTCACCCAAGCGCTCTTCATATTTTTGAACCAAAACGTTTTTCTTCAAATCGCCAATACGACTGGCCAAAGTTTGTTTAGCAGCCAGTATTGCACGACGACCAAAGTCATACAAATCTACCGACTCAATCAACTCTTCACCTACTTCAAAATCGGGCTCTATTTTAATAGCTTCACTATAAGCAATTTCGGCGAGTGGGTCTTCTACTTCACCATCTTCCACAATCATCCGGCGACGGAAAATTTCAAGGTCACCTTGTTCAGCATTTACGATTACGTCGAAGTTCTCGTCGCTGATATATTTTTTACGAAGTAATGTTTTAAACACATCTTCCACGACTTTCATCATCGTGGGACGGTCAATGTTTTCCGCATCTTTAAATTCTTGGAATGCTTCGATTAGATTGATACTTGCCATATTCTATACCATTTTAGCAGGCCTTTGTTCTCTGCTTTTTTAAAACTGAATTTGTACGATTGTTGATTTTATATTGTCAAACGAGCAATTTAATTGTTCTGTTACAAGTTTTTTCCCTTTTCCTGTTGAGTGTTCTATAGTAATACCAGATTCAGCAACCTCTAATAACGTCCCTTCATTTTTAGTTTCATCGTTAAGTAGCACCTCTACTTTACGGCCAATATTTTTTTTGTATTGACGTATATTTACTAAAGGCTCATCTACACCAGGAGAAGATACTTCCAGCGAGAAATCGCCTTCTGGATACAATTGCTGCTCTTCTATTTTTTTATATAAGGCCCTATTTATTTTAATACACTTGTCAATAGTAATGCCATTATCACCGTCTATATAAATCTTAAAATTATGGGTGGGCTTTACCTTGAATTTTACCTTAAAATATTCAGTCTCGTCAGATAAAATTTCATCTAACAATTGCTCTATTAATGCTGCTTTTTCCAAATCGGCCATAAAAAATACTTTTGAAAATAAGAGAAGGGAACGGTTGCCGTTCCCTTCATCTCCCTCGCTATTCTGCCGCAAAGGTAAGGTAATATTGCTGTTTCTACCAAAAAAATGAATAGAGAATTACACTAATAGAATTTATTTCAGAAAATCTTTCATTTTTAAGACAATTTCTATAATTTCTCTCTTCAAATAGGCTTCTACTTTTGCCTAAAGAAAGCATTAGGAGCAACAGTCTGCTTATCTATTCCAGGCCCACTCCATTCAAAATTAAGATTGGTTTTATCTTCTTTTTTCTTATAATAATATAGTCTGAAAGGATGCAACCCTGCTTTTAATAAAACAGTAGCATGCTTTTGTTCTCCAGGCTGATAATTAAAATCAGCATCAATCATCTGCATATCGTGAATACGCAAGAAAGCTTTTGCATCGGCATTTAAATAAAAAGTATATTGTCCGTCTTTTGGAACAAGAATATATCCATTACAATATAGCAAAGCGTCTTCTTCATTTTTTATTAAAGAAATATCGGGTAAAGGGGAATGCCCTTGAGACGAAGCTTTTAGCGTTGCAACTTGTGGCAACCAAGGATAATTTCCTCTAAAAATTTTCCAGTCTACCCCAGTTTTCACTTCGGCTTCTACCGACGGCACCAAGGTTGTATCATAGGGTCTTGGCGCCCATTCTTCGGGGCGACGCACTTGTAATACACGTGCGTGCATATAAGTTTGTAATGCGCCAATATTTTTAATTCCTTCGACATTCATTGTCTTCCTTTCTGCAGCAGAAATAGGCGTTTGTGGCTTAAGCGCAAGATTATTGGTTTGCTGAGGGTCTTTCACCACATTATAAATTTCAAAACTGTCGCTTGCTGCTTTTATATTGTATCGCACACCTACGAAATCCCCCAAACGAAGCATTTGCATTTGGAACATTTTTCTGCCACGATGATTGGGTGCAAATTCTTTAAAGCTAGGCGTTCTTCCGGGAAAGAAATATTCATTATAGATTAAACTTTGACGCTGCGTTCCTTTACCCGTAAGTTGTGGCAATAGAGATACACCATCTAATCTTTCAGGAGCAGGTAAGCCAGAGGCAGCATCAATAAAAGTAGGTGTCCAATCATATGAAATACTAGGCGTTTTATCCACAGTCCCTGCAGGTATATGACCCGGCCAAACAGCTATCGTTGGCATGCGCACACCACCTTCCCAATCATCACGCTTGATTCCATCAAATGGACCATAACTTCCAAAAAAAGTAGGGTGGTTTGCAACGTAACCTTTGGGCAAATAAGACTCTATTGAAGGTCCATTGTCGGAAGTATAAACGATAATAGTATTATCATCAATCTTTAAATCCTTTAATAACTGCACTAAATCACCCACTGCATAGTCTAACCGGCGGTTGGCAGTAGCGTAACGTTTGTAAGTATCTGGCCAAGGCACTTTCGGTGTTGCCGGGTTATCATCATCATCATAAGTTGCATTCGCATAATCGGGGTTGACATAAGAATCTGGTGTACCCGAAGCAGTTGTAATCATATTTCCAGGGGTGCCTAACCATTGCATCCCTCCATGTAACCCACCACCTGCAGGGTATGCTTGCGTGGGAAGTTCCAATACCGCATGAGGCGTTTCATAAGCTAAATACATAAAAAAGGGCTGGCTTTTGTCTTTACTTTCTTCATGAGATGTAATCCATTTTTTTGCATACGCTGTCCATAAATCAGCTGTATAACATTTGTCCAGCTCCGGTGTAATATTTTTACCATTATCCCATACCTCTACCTGTTTTTTATTATAATAGAGTCCTTCTTTCGGATAATGTTCATGCCCATCCATATGACGCATATAACCAAAGAATGAATCAAATCCTCTATTGGTAGGTCGAGCGAACCACTCATCACCATTTTTATCCCAAGGCTTCGCTCCTTGCAACCCCCATTTTCCAATAGCAATAGTGGTATATCCTAGTGTATGCATTGTAGATGCCATTGTATAATTGCTGTCAATGGCACGGTCAAATTCATTATCTCTCACATTAGAATGACCTTGACTCACGCCTAACATAAGAGATGCACGCGAAGGTGCACAAACGGGTGCAGGAGCATATTGCTGCGTAAGCATAGCGCCGCTAGCAGCTAACTTATCCAAAAATGGAGTGCGCTCATAAGGTTTTCCTTCCTTTGCTCTTTGGTTTTGAAAAAATACACCGAGGTCGCCATAACCCTGATCATCAACAAGGATAAAAATCACATTAGGCCTTTTTGTTTCTTTTTGAGCGAATGATTTTTGAGAACAAAAACCAAAGAGAATTAAAGAGGCAATCAAGCCCTTAAAGAATTTAAGAAGATTCATTTATTATGTTTATCTGATTTATAATGAATAGTATTTTCAATTTCAATTTCAAGTGAATTAAAAATTATTATTTTATCTCCAACAGCCATCCCTTATTAGGTTCAACAGGAATCGTCTCGTCAATTTTAAAACTGCGTGCCGGTTGAAATTTATCTATGGCAGGCGCTACAATGGTTGCGGTGGATGGATTTATTCCCAACGCTTTCCAATCTATCTTTAAATGAATATTTACTTCATTTTTTGCCCAACTTGCTAGTGATACCAATACCGATTTATCTTTTTTATAAATTGTAACCGGTACATTTTCATTATCTGATTTTATGGGATTATTATCAGACCAATAACCAATCATTTCTGCATCTTTAATTCCAAATGCATCCCATTCTTTCCATAAAGGTCTTGGGTCAGCAGTTTCAGACCACTTCAAACGATCAGTCATTCCATACACCATACCACGCCATGGGTTACCATCGTGCTCCAGCATTTCGCCCATTAAACCAAAAGGAATGCCTGACATTTCAGTTAAATAGTAATCTTTGGAAGTATTTTCGTAGTCAAATTTTTCGCCAAACCACAAACGATTGATATAAGGAAATAATTCCATATACAGCATAGCGCTATTAATATACCCATCAGCTTTGTCGTATTGACTTGCAGAATGTAAGTCTATCAAGCCAGCGTGACCATCTTGGGTTAATGCACGCTTAATGCGTTTCATAATATCGCGATCAAAAGCGACATCATCTAAATACACACCATCAATTCCGATATTTTTTGTTAGCCACCCCATACCTTCTACATAATAATTATGCCAACGGCTCATATCGCCATTAATGATAGCCGCATCTTTTACTTCTGGCGTAAACCAACCACTGATATAAGTCGGATCCAGATGCTCATGTAACCAAGAATAACCCCCTCCTTTTCCTTTTGAGTAAATTTCGTTACCCAAACTAAACAAAGCAGGTAGTTCATATGCACGATTTGAAAGTTCACGTACCGTATTATAAATTTTCACTTTAATTCCATCCCGATGCGCACTATCTATATACGCTTTCATTTCCTTCGTTTGAATGAAGGGGTAATTGATATAGGCGTTTATAGGGGTTCCCTGATGTATGTTAATCACTGAAACACCCCAAGATTTAGCCGTATCAGGGTTTATATATTTATGTAAATATCGGTTGGCGAAATGATCCTTGGTATCCAATGCATGGAAAGGCGTTATCAACAAACGAAAATTGTAAAACAAAGTGTCGCCCTTTTTCATACTGCGTGGCCCGGTATAATTATTTGCCAGAACAGATGACCCTTTTAAAAAGATATCTATGCCTCCTTTATGCTCATTTCCCCAAGAAGTTGGCAATACCAAAGGTTTTTGTAAGTAAAAATTAGTATTCAACGGACGCGTATAATGCTGGTCGCGCAGCGAATATTGCAGACCTCCATTCACATCCCCGACCCATGCGCCATCCTGGTTTTTATTAGCGACATCCCACTTCCAAATCACACTATCAGGGCGCTGTTGGCCAACATTTCCTAAACCCATTGTGTATTTTGCGATAGCAGGTTCAAAGGGAATATGCATTTCCACATCCTTTAAATCTACATTCTGCAATGCAACCACCCGGACCGTATAGTTTACAAATCCGTCAAACTCTAAAGACCCGACAACATTCATATCAATTTCAGGCGAAATATTATCTACCTGCCAAGCAATAGTGCCAGGGGTTTGTTCAGTATAATTTATAGGAGAGCTGGTGAAAGCAATATTCTTTCCGTCCGTTTTGATAAAATGAAAATGAATAGGCTCTTCTAAAATATTCTTTGGCTTATCGCCAATGCCAGTCATTGCTTGGGTAAAAAAACTTTGTATTTGCGCAGGAAATCCTGTTTTTGCAATTGTAAATTTCCGGCCCAATAAAGATATTTCATCCCCATTCTTTTCCAAAGGAATATACGGCTTGATGACGGTATTCTTTTCGTAAATTCTAGAATTCAACCAGGTCAAGCGCGTTTGTTTCCAAGGCTCATTTACACCATGATTAATAGCGACTTTATTCGCGACTTTTAAAGAAATTTTAATCGTTGTTGCAGGTGCATTATCTACTGTAATAATTGCCGTTCCTGTATATTGACCTGCTTTTGTTTCATTGGGAATATCAATTGTGCACCATAAAGCCTGCACTGTTCTCTGCGGTACATTTACCCTAAATGTTTCGGGAACGCCTACCCAGTTTACGCCTTTATTGTTGATGCATTCCATTAGATTTTTACTGATGACTGCCCCATTTTTAGTTCTTAAATCAGAAAAAGATACTCTTACATTTTTCAAATCTTCTATTAAAGGATAAATGCCTAACTGATAAGCAAAGTTTTCACCGCGTAAGGTCTCATCTGAGAACGTATTTTTTGCGCCATTAGGAATCCATCTCTCTGGCAGATCTTTTGTCATTCTTATTGGATGCATTCTGTCTTCAGGAAAAACTAAGTAATCCTTTCCGGTATTCTTCGCAATCAATGCATTCGTTTCTTTTTCTGTAGCAATTACCTCCATTGGATAAAAACTATTGAAAGCATCAACAGATTGCAACTCTGTAGCTATAGCATTAATAGCAGCATGATTTATTTTAGACAGCCATTTTTCGCTTGGGTTTTCGCTCGGTTTTTTATAAAAAGTTTGTGGATAAAAAGTACCTTTTAAATGGTAGCTCATGTAATAAACATAATATTTACTGGGGCCAGAAGTAGGCTGAAAATAAATAATTCCTTTTTCCCGGGAAATATTCTCGGCTTTTACATTTTTTACAAGCCTATTAGTTTGCCCATCTACAACCACAATATTTTTTTCTTGTGGGTTTTCATCTCTTCTCCGCCAAGGGATTATTACTTTAGCAACATCGCCTTTTGTTTTTACTAAAACCAGCACACGATGATTGCCCAGACTATCAGGATTCCAACCATCTTGAGCATTCGTAAACCTTAATGGTTGTGTTTGTGCGAATGCACAAATAGAGAAAAGGCTAAACAAGCCTGCCATCCAAAACTTTTGCATAAAAAAATATAATTTTGAGAAGGGGGAAGATAAGTCATTTCTGCTTTTTTCGGGACTGCAAACGTTTGCATTATAAATATAAATGCAAACTGAGTAAGGCTTTACTTAGAGTACGTATTAGAGATACTT
The Arachidicoccus soli DNA segment above includes these coding regions:
- the infB gene encoding translation initiation factor IF-2; amino-acid sequence: MAELKLPRLLAAAKEFNIGHDTLIEFLESKGFNKDELKPTTKLSEGQYIALQREFQSDKLAKDKADKIEIPKSAGNQQQQADKKKKEEAEAKPEVVDIVEDVELPAPTPEIIPAPVEVTPLPVKEQKAEVPEIIEPPVMEEKKEEEKPVEDSTANNIPLEETTKEKLKIVAPELESPKVLNKIDLSQIDSSTRPKKVAKKPEPKVETTPSAKKTPIQQDEKLKQAPQETKPKPKEIKQEEKPVNAREIQTPVVNEPPVIENIRATRIEGPKILGKIQLPVDSDTRPKPSKDANRKRKRIPIENKRPGGAQTPSSTDNRPHNNGGGRQGGSAHPRPQGNNRPGNNNRPGARGGNNRPPHNEVDKEIDQKRIQEKIKETQAKLAGSAGSRTKTKAKYRREKRQEMAEAQEARENQEDKRLQVTEFITVSELANLMDVSFADVIGKCMGLGIMVSINQRLDAEVIELVTEEFGFEVSFINLDDVEDEVDEDEEDDLEDLKSRNPIVTIMGHVDHGKTSLLDYIRRTKVASGEAGGITQHIGAYVVNVDENKNITFLDTPGHEAFTAMRARGAKITDIAVIVIAADDAVMPQTKEAISHAQAAGVPMIFAINKIDKDGANPQKIYEQLSQMNILVEEWGGKFQSQEISAKQGLNVDALLEKILLEAEVLDLKANPDKEATGSIVEASLDKGRGYVATLLVQNGTLRQGDLVVAGQYYGRMKAMFNELNQRIEIAGPSTPVQVLGLNGAPQAGEKIKVYNEESEAKDIANKRAQIMREQGLRTRKHITLDEIGRRLALGNFKELNIIIKGDVDGSVEALSDSLQKLSTEEIVVSVVHKAVGQISESDVLLATASDAIILGFNVRASSQAARLADVEGVEIKTYSIIYNAIEEIKSAMEGMLEPKVQEKEVATVEIREVYKFDKATVAGCYVLEGKVKRDHKVRLFRDGILVYPRQEGAYAELGSLKRFKDDMKDVAQGYECGLTLKNFTDIHVGDNIVAYEQEEIKRTL
- a CDS encoding glycoside hydrolase domain-containing protein codes for the protein MQKFWMAGLFSLFSICAFAQTQPLRFTNAQDGWNPDSLGNHRVLVLVKTKGDVAKVIIPWRRRDENPQEKNIVVVDGQTNRLVKNVKAENISREKGIIYFQPTSGPSKYYVYYMSYHLKGTFYPQTFYKKPSENPSEKWLSKINHAAINAIATELQSVDAFNSFYPMEVIATEKETNALIAKNTGKDYLVFPEDRMHPIRMTKDLPERWIPNGAKNTFSDETLRGENFAYQLGIYPLIEDLKNVRVSFSDLRTKNGAVISKNLMECINNKGVNWVGVPETFRVNVPQRTVQALWCTIDIPNETKAGQYTGTAIITVDNAPATTIKISLKVANKVAINHGVNEPWKQTRLTWLNSRIYEKNTVIKPYIPLEKNGDEISLLGRKFTIAKTGFPAQIQSFFTQAMTGIGDKPKNILEEPIHFHFIKTDGKNIAFTSSPINYTEQTPGTIAWQVDNISPEIDMNVVGSLEFDGFVNYTVRVVALQNVDLKDVEMHIPFEPAIAKYTMGLGNVGQQRPDSVIWKWDVANKNQDGAWVGDVNGGLQYSLRDQHYTRPLNTNFYLQKPLVLPTSWGNEHKGGIDIFLKGSSVLANNYTGPRSMKKGDTLFYNFRLLITPFHALDTKDHFANRYLHKYINPDTAKSWGVSVINIHQGTPINAYINYPFIQTKEMKAYIDSAHRDGIKVKIYNTVRELSNRAYELPALFSLGNEIYSKGKGGGYSWLHEHLDPTYISGWFTPEVKDAAIINGDMSRWHNYYVEGMGWLTKNIGIDGVYLDDVAFDRDIMKRIKRALTQDGHAGLIDLHSASQYDKADGYINSAMLYMELFPYINRLWFGEKFDYENTSKDYYLTEMSGIPFGLMGEMLEHDGNPWRGMVYGMTDRLKWSETADPRPLWKEWDAFGIKDAEMIGYWSDNNPIKSDNENVPVTIYKKDKSVLVSLASWAKNEVNIHLKIDWKALGINPSTATIVAPAIDKFQPARSFKIDETIPVEPNKGWLLEIK
- a CDS encoding sulfatase-like hydrolase/transferase, translated to MNLLKFFKGLIASLILFGFCSQKSFAQKETKRPNVIFILVDDQGYGDLGVFFQNQRAKEGKPYERTPFLDKLAASGAMLTQQYAPAPVCAPSRASLMLGVSQGHSNVRDNEFDRAIDSNYTMASTMHTLGYTTIAIGKWGLQGAKPWDKNGDEWFARPTNRGFDSFFGYMRHMDGHEHYPKEGLYYNKKQVEVWDNGKNITPELDKCYTADLWTAYAKKWITSHEESKDKSQPFFMYLAYETPHAVLELPTQAYPAGGGLHGGMQWLGTPGNMITTASGTPDSYVNPDYANATYDDDDNPATPKVPWPDTYKRYATANRRLDYAVGDLVQLLKDLKIDDNTIIVYTSDNGPSIESYLPKGYVANHPTFFGSYGPFDGIKRDDWEGGVRMPTIAVWPGHIPAGTVDKTPSISYDWTPTFIDAASGLPAPERLDGVSLLPQLTGKGTQRQSLIYNEYFFPGRTPSFKEFAPNHRGRKMFQMQMLRLGDFVGVRYNIKAASDSFEIYNVVKDPQQTNNLALKPQTPISAAERKTMNVEGIKNIGALQTYMHARVLQVRRPEEWAPRPYDTTLVPSVEAEVKTGVDWKIFRGNYPWLPQVATLKASSQGHSPLPDISLIKNEEDALLYCNGYILVPKDGQYTFYLNADAKAFLRIHDMQMIDADFNYQPGEQKHATVLLKAGLHPFRLYYYKKKEDKTNLNFEWSGPGIDKQTVAPNAFFRQK
- the nusA gene encoding transcription termination factor NusA — encoded protein: MASINLIEAFQEFKDAENIDRPTMMKVVEDVFKTLLRKKYISDENFDVIVNAEQGDLEIFRRRMIVEDGEVEDPLAEIAYSEAIKIEPDFEVGEELIESVDLYDFGRRAILAAKQTLASRIGDLKKNVLVQKYEERLGEMINAEVYQVWRKEVLLLDDDGNELILPKSEQIPQDFFKKGESIRAIISRVDIKNNTPVIILSRTSPLFLEKLLEMEVPEIAEGLITIKKIVREPGERAKVAVESYDDRIDPVGACVGMKGSRIHGIVRELKNENIDVINFTNNTQLLIQRSLTPSHISYMELDNEKKRAEVYLPSDQVSLAIGRRGVNIKLACELTGYNIDVYRENEETEEYDIDLEEFSDEIDEWIITILKGVGCDTARSVLNLTAEELERRTDLEKETIQEVRRILEEEFEKE
- a CDS encoding LSm family protein, which encodes MADLEKAALIEQLLDEILSDETEYFKVKFKVKPTHNFKIYIDGDNGITIDKCIKINRALYKKIEEQQLYPEGDFSLEVSSPGVDEPLVNIRQYKKNIGRKVEVLLNDETKNEGTLLEVAESGITIEHSTGKGKKLVTEQLNCSFDNIKSTIVQIQF